A single genomic interval of Thermosinus carboxydivorans Nor1 harbors:
- the atpF gene encoding F0F1 ATP synthase subunit B — protein sequence MVELNATLIAQIINFLILVAILTKVAYKPLMQALADRQARIAESIAAADRERAAAEELRREYQQQLAEARTQAQAIVEKAMKLAEQTKEQILEEARAEHARLLKEAQAEIARERERALAQMKNEVVSLSIAAATKIIGQNLDEKANAKLVEDFIDKLDRQKIGGMPC from the coding sequence TCTTATTTTGGTGGCCATTCTGACCAAGGTGGCCTATAAACCGCTGATGCAGGCACTGGCCGACCGGCAGGCCCGCATTGCCGAGAGCATTGCGGCGGCTGACCGGGAACGGGCGGCGGCGGAAGAGCTTCGCCGCGAGTATCAGCAGCAGCTGGCCGAGGCCCGTACCCAGGCCCAGGCCATTGTCGAAAAAGCGATGAAACTGGCGGAGCAGACCAAGGAGCAAATTCTGGAAGAAGCCCGGGCCGAACATGCTCGGCTTCTTAAGGAAGCGCAGGCCGAGATCGCCCGTGAGCGCGAGCGCGCCCTCGCGCAAATGAAAAACGAGGTGGTTTCCCTGTCCATTGCTGCCGCTACCAAAATTATCGGCCAAAACCTGGATGAAAAAGCCAACGCCAAGCTGGTAGAAGATTTTATTGACAAGCTTGACCGGCAAAAAATAGGTGGTATGCCATGCTAA
- the atpH gene encoding ATP synthase F1 subunit delta: MLKSQLALKYAQAIFELAQEKGMLDEVEKQLTLVESTISSHNDLATLFYHPRVPAEAKKDTIRKVFGSELTEYVRNFLLLLVDKRRETALRAIVHEFIQLANQARNIVEAQVTTARPLSPEAQQALAAKLSAVTGRNVALKTAVDDSILGGVVVKIGDKLIDGSVARQLNSLKAALLSTELTKIGVTD; encoded by the coding sequence ATGCTAAAGAGCCAGTTGGCGCTGAAATACGCCCAGGCCATTTTTGAACTGGCCCAGGAAAAAGGCATGCTGGACGAGGTGGAAAAACAGCTCACCCTGGTTGAAAGCACTATTTCCAGCCATAACGACCTGGCCACCCTGTTTTATCACCCGCGCGTGCCGGCGGAAGCGAAAAAAGACACCATCCGCAAGGTTTTTGGCAGTGAGCTGACCGAATATGTGCGCAACTTTCTCCTGCTGCTTGTTGACAAACGCCGGGAGACGGCCTTGCGCGCCATTGTCCACGAGTTTATCCAGTTGGCCAATCAAGCCCGCAATATCGTTGAAGCCCAGGTCACGACCGCCCGACCCCTCAGCCCTGAAGCGCAGCAGGCTTTGGCGGCCAAACTCAGCGCCGTGACCGGCCGCAATGTGGCCCTTAAAACCGCTGTGGACGACTCCATCCTTGGCGGTGTTGTCGTAAAAATTGGCGACAAGCTGATCGACGGCAGCGTGGCGCGTCAGCTCAACTCGCTGAAAGCGGCGCTGCTTAGCACTGAACTGACTAAGATTGGGGTGACAGACTAG